The following coding sequences lie in one Larus michahellis chromosome 29, bLarMic1.1, whole genome shotgun sequence genomic window:
- the LOC141735091 gene encoding uncharacterized protein LOC141735091 → MPLSKRSGEFPPRRSPNAWIFFLLFDEGMGLKVPPLSPAAGGFPRYSPDLLARLERGEEVWIPDIPSSEEEEQLARPLLRLWTRKRKRWRSCRDAGSSSGSNSSRSVDDDGWTSETEEDSSQEEEGGSGRKPKGGVSLGDDHHKNRSGRRSAPSGPQGRKPRRGKHACGKCGKSFSRGSSLTRHQRVHLGEKPFPCPGCGRSFTCGSTLKDHQKSHCQEKPHKCPGCEKRFASAKSLQKHRKLHLENGAFRCSDCGKTLTSNSALVIHRRIHTGERPYQCPDCGKTFMANKSLNKHRKSHTEDAFFVCPDCGKKLTSKSALIIHRRIHTGERPYQCPDCGKAFMANKSLSKHRKSHMEEGTYMCPECRETFTKNSTFVAHLRTHRGQPPYPCADCGEAFYESSAFKRHRKKHLVEKPFQCADCGMGFTGHSALLLHQKSHVGPRPYVCYDCGKAFRENTTLRRHQRIHTGEKPYQCSYCEKSFRASSTLIIHQRIHTGEKPYKCTKCTKCFMSSSSLMKHLRTHLRKELLVGPHQ, encoded by the exons ATGCCCCTCAGCAAACGCTCCGGGGAATTCCCTCCTCGGAGATCTCCCAACGCctggattttcttcctcctctttgacGAGGGGATGGGTTTGAAGGTGCCACCTCTGTCTCCGGCCGCGGGAG GTTTCCCCAGGTACAGCCCCGACCTGCTCGCCCGGCTGGAGCGAGGGGAGGAGGTTTGGATCCCCGACATCCCGAgctcggaggaggaggaacaacTGGCCAGGCCCCTCCTGAGGTTGTGGACCAGGAAAAGGAAGCGGTGGAGGAGCTGCCGAGACGCCGGGAGCTCCTCCGGCTCCAACTCCTCGCGCTCAG TAGATGACGACGGGTGGACGAGCGAGACGGAGGAGGACAGTtcccaggaggaagagggagggtcGGGGAGGAAACCCAAAGGCGGCGTCTCCCTGGGTGACGACCACCACAAGAACCGCTCCGGGAGGAGATCGGCGCCTTCCGGCCCCCAGGGGAGAAAACCCAGGCGAGGCAAACACGCCTGCGGGAAGTGCGGGAAGAGCTTCAGCCGCGGCTCCTCCCTCACGCGCCACCAGAGGGTCCACCTGGGCGAgaagcccttcccctgccccggcTGCGGGAGGAGCTTCACCTGCGGCTCCACCCTGAAGGACCACCAGAAGAGCCACTGCCAGGAGAAACCCCACAAGTGCCCCGGCTGCGAGAAACGCTTCGCGTCCGCCAAGTCCCTCCAAAAACACCGCAAGCTCCACCTGGAGAACGGGGCCTTCCGTTGTTCCGACTGCGGGAAAACCCTCACTTCCAACTCGGCTCTGGTCATCCACCGCCGGATCCACACCGGGGAGAGGCCCTACCAGTGTCCCGACTGCGGGAAGACCTTCATGGCCAACAAGTCCCTCAACAAACACCGCAAGAGCCACACGGAAGACGCCTTCTTCGTCTGCCCGGACTGCGGGAAGAAACTCACTTCCAAATCCGCCCTCATCATCCACCGCCGGATCCACACGGGGGAACGGCCCTACCAGTGTCCCGACTGCGGGAAGGCCTTCATGGCCAACAAGTCCCTCAGCAAACACCGCAAGAGCCACATGGAAGAGGGGACCTACATGTGTCCCGAGTGCCGGGAGACCTTCACCAAGAATTCCACCTTCGTCGCCCACCTCAGGACCCACCGGGGCCAACCCCCGTATCCCTGCGCCGACTGCGGCGAAGCCTTCTACGAAAGCTCGGCTTTTAAACGCCATCGGAAAAAACACCTGGTGGAGAAACCCTTCCAGTGCGCCGACTGCGGGATGGGCTTCACCGGCCACTCGGCTCTTCTCCTCCACCAGAAAAGCCACGTAGGACCCAGACCCTACGTCTGCTACGACTGCGGGAAGGCTTTTCGGGAGAACACCACCCTCCGTCGGCACCAGCGCATCCATACCGGGGAGAAGCCCTACCAGTGCTCCTACTGCGAGAAGAGCTTCCGGGCCAGCTCCACTCTCATCATCCACCAAAGGATCCACACGGGGGAGAAACCCTACAAGTGCACCAAATGCACCAAGTGCTTCATGTCCAGCTCCTCCCTCATGAAGCATCTGCGGACGCATCTCCgcaaggagctgctggtggggccCCATCAATGA